The window AGGTTTGCCTGACGAACATCAGCCATCGGATTGGTCATAGCACCACTTCCTAAAGTGGTTGCCAGACCAGCGACGGTAGAGGCATGGCATAAACGGGCGCAGTGATCAATATGATTGGTACCGATAGCGCCACGCATCAGTTTGTTCATTAGATAATTTTCTTCATTAGTAATACGGGCGGAGGAAAAGCCAGCGATGGCTTCAGCACCATAACCCTGTTTGACTTCCTCTACTTTATTAATAATCACTGAAAAGGCTTCTTCCCACTGAACAGGTACTAAAGTGCCGTTTTTACGAATAAGAGGCTGAGTCAGCCGATCCGGATGGTGAATAAAATCATGGGCAAAGCGACCCTTTACACAAAGCAATCCTTCATTGGCAGCTCCTTTGGCTGGTTGCACTTCCACTACCCGATTGTCTTTTACCACCAAATTCATCTGACATCCTACACCGCAGTAAGCACAGGTAGTTTTAACTTCTTTGGTTTCCCAATACCGATACTTTACAGGTCTTTTGGGTTCTAAGGCGCCAACCGGGCAATAAGACACACAGTTACCGCAGGAAACACAGTTGGATTCTTCTAGTGACACCTGGAAAGGTGGTGCAATATGGGTGTTAAATCCGCGATCAACAAAACTGAGGGTATGATTGCATTGAAGCTGATTACAGACATGCACACAAAGACCACAGTTAATGCATTTATTTTGGTCACTGATGTAAAAAGGATTACGGCTATCAAGGGGATAATTTTTTACTTCTCCATCATAAGATGTTTTCTCCACATCGTACTGATAGCAAAGATCCTGTAATTTGCATTTTCCGGACTTTCCACAGGTCATGCAGTCTAGAGGATGATTTGCCAGGATTAAATCCAAAATTTCCCGGCGAGCTTCTACCACGGCGGGGCTTTCAGTTTCGATCTTCATTCCTTCAGAAACTGGTGTGGAACAGGCCGCCGCCAGCTTAGGACTATCGTTTACCTGAACACTGCAAATGCGACATGCTCCTTCCGGTCTTATCCGCTCGTCATGACAAAAGGTAGGAACCAAGGCTCCTGCCTTTTTTGCAGCCTGAAGCATGGTACTTCCTTCTTTAATCTGGACAACCTGCCCATTAATTGTACATGTAATCATCTTTCAATCACCCTTTCATTGATTATTCGCATGTGTGACATCCTTTCTTTGGTTTTGAATGGTTAGAGAGCTCCTGAAATACTGTCTGAATTGTTAATTAATTCACATTTTAGTGTAGCATAGCCTTACAGAACAAACCAATAAAAATATTTGATAGAAGGATGGGTTTTGTTGATAAGGGCAGAAAAAGAATCATTTGGCTTTTAGTGATTCAAAATATAAGGTAAAATGAAGAGAAAGCCGTTAAAGAATGAAGAAAAAGCCGTTAAAGAATGAAGAGAGAACCAGGATAAGTTATTTGATGGATAGAAAAATGGGTATAACTCTTTCCGCAGGAATACAGAAAAGAAAGGAAATTATGATGATTCGAGAAAATACAGATTTGAAAAGCCTTCAGAAACAGTTGGAAGAACTACCAAAAGAAACGGTTATCGGAGAGTTTGCCGGTCGGGATAGTGTGGCGGCGATTATGGAAGCCTTAAAATCACCGGAGATCAACCATGTATTACCAGTGGTGACCTTTGCTCCTACGGAATATGGCAGCGAGAAAGAACTGGAGATCAACCATCAACGAATGGTGGAGCGGGTTCAGAAGCTTTATGGTGAAAAAAAGAAAATATATCCACTGATCTACGATAGTTCTTTACCGCTGTGGCGTATTTTGAATGGACGTAACCTTATGAGTTTGCAACAGGAATACGGGTTTTACACACCCTGTATTGGATGCCATACTTATTTTCATTTAGCAAGAATTCCGCTGGCAAAAGCCTTAGGGAAAAAGATCATAGCGGGAGAACGGGAAAGTCATGGAGGAAAAATAAAAGTAAACCAGTTGAAAGTCTGTCTGGACAGCTATCAAAGCATACTGGAAGCTTTAGGCGTAGAACTGTTACTGCCGATCCGGAAAATGGAAAAGGATGAACTGATTGAAGAGTTGATTGGATGGCCCTGGGCAGCAGAAGAAGAACAGCCAGTATGCCTTTTTAGCGGCAATTACCGAAATCATGAAGGAAAGGCCATCTATGATCTGGAGAAAATTCGTCATTTTCTTAAAACCTATCTGGAACCTCTGGCCATTACCTTAGGAAAACATTATGAGCAACAGCCGGATATAAAGGAAAAAGAACTAGAACGTATCTACACAAACTGGGAGGCACAACGATGAAAACCATATTGGTACTGCTGGACGGTTTATCAGATCGTCCTCAAAAAGAATTAAAGGGAAAAACTCCTTTACAGGCTGCTCATACGCCGAATATGGACGCTTTAGCCGCTCTTTCGGAAACCGGCACCATGATTCCCTGGAAACCGGGGATTCCTTTGGGAACAGAAGCCGCTCATTTTCATCTAATGGGCTATCCGATGGAAGATTTCCCAGGAAGAGGCATTATTAGTGCCTTGACGGTGGAAGAGGAACTGGAAGCCGATGCCCTCTATTTAATGAAAACCTGGGCTTATTTGAAAAAAACAGAGGAAGGCTACCGGGTACTTCAACGAGATCTGACGGATTTAACAGGAGAAGAAGTGTCAGCCCTCAGTCAATGCCTGCCTCGGGAGATGGATGGCATTTCCATCGAATGGCAGCAACAGGAAGGGCCTCACAGCCTGTTGAAACTCAAGGGGAAAGACCTGGACCACCGAGTATCCGACAGTGACCCCTTTTATCCACAAGGATGGTTGCATCAGGTGATGGCCTTTGAAACAGAGGATGAAAAAGCAATCAAAACCGCTGACTTTCTGAACCGTTACATCATAAAAACAATGGAAAGGCTGAAAAATCATCCGGTGAACCAAAAAAGAATCGCCGAGGGAAAAGAACCGGCCAACGGCATTCTCACCAAATGGGCTGGGAAAAAACCAGTGCTGGAGCCTTTTCAGCAGCGCTATGGCATGAAAGGTGTTATGCTGGCAGGCACCAAGCTCTTAAAAGGAGTAGCAAGGCTGACCGGCATGGATTATGTCCGGTACGAAAGCTTTCAGCAAGGGATTCGGTGGGCCTTAGAAGATAAGACCTATGATTATATTCATTTGCACAATAAAAAACCGGATGACGCATCTCATACCATGGGAGCTACAGCGAAAAAGAAAATCATAGAAACCATTGATCAAGAGTTAGGAATCCTGATCCAAGGGACAAAGGAAAAAATAGAAAAAGGAGAAATCCTTCTGATTCTTACCAGCGATCACACTACGGCCAGTGATGGAAAAATGATTCATACCGGCGATGCCGTACCGATTCTCTTTTGCGGCAAAACCCTTCGACCGGATGGGGTGAAAAAATTTGATGAAAAAAGCGTCAGCCAGGGAAGCCTTCGAATGAGTGGGTCAGACCTAATACCACTGATGATGAACTATACAGAAAGAAGCCTTTTTTATAGCTATCGGATGGGAGGGAAAGCCCTGCGCTACGTTCCCACTCATGTCCCTCGGTTAAAATAAGGAAGCTGACTCACCTTACGCAAACAACGAATACAACGGAAACCATTAAGATTAATGAAACCGTTCACATAGGGAAAACGGCTAACATAACTGAAACAAAGGAAAGCATGGCATACTCAAAAGCTATCGTAAGACTATCAGAAGGTGCTAATAAGGTGGTAATAAAGATGACAAACAACCTTTCTCAGGAAACCGAAAAAAAATACCAGGCATTGATCCATCAATTAAAAAACATGAAATCTGTTGCAGTAGCTTTTTCTGGTGGGGTAGACAGCTCCTTTTTGCTCCATGCGGCCCAAAAAGCGTTGAAAGATCAGGTAATAGCCATTACCGTTGTCGCTTCCCTGGTACCGGAGCATGAGCAGCAGCGGGCCATTCAAATGGCAAAAGAAACCGGAGTGCATCATATCTTGATGCCGGGGAAGGAAGAAGCAGAGCCGAAAATTGCGGAAAATTCTGTGGAAAGATGCTATTACTGTAAAAAACACCTTTTTACCATGATGGAACAAAGAGCCATAGAAGAAGGCTACGTTGTATTGGTGGACGGAACCAATATAGATGACGCCCAGGATTACCGGCCGGGAAGAAAAGCTCTGAAGGAGCTGGGGATTAGAAGCCCATTGGAAGAAGTTGGTCTTACCAAAGAAGAAATACGGCAACTTTCCAAAGCCGCAGGATTATCCAGTTGGAATTTACCGGCCATGGCCTGTCTGGCTTCCCGCATTCCTTATGGAACCCGAATTACAAAAGAAAAACTAAAGCGTATTGAAACCTGTGAAGCCCTCCTATTAAGGCTGGGATACCGGGAATTACGGGTAAGAGATCATGATCAGGTGGCACGCATTGAGCTAAATCCAGCGGAAATGACCAAATTCTTACAGTCCGGGCATCAGGAAGAAATCATCCGCTCTTTCAAAGCCGCCGGTTTTAAGTATGTCACCCTGGATCTGGAAGGCTATCGGATGGGAAGCTTGAATGAAGGAAAGGTGGAAAAGCAGTTAAAAGTTAAAAGTTAAAAGTTAAAAGTTAAAAGATAAAAGGTGGAAGGTGAAAAGTGAAAGGGCAGTTAGAAGGGCAGTTAGAAGAGCAGTTAAAAGTTAAAAAATAAAAGTTAATAGGTAATAGGTATGAGTTAAGTTTAATACCTGAAAAAGCAGGTTATAAAGTCTCTTCTCCACCACTGAAGTACAGGGAAAGATTTAATGAAAGACAGGCACTTTGGGGACGGCCCACTGTGCCGGGAAAGGAAAATGGACAATGAAAGAAAAAGAACTGACCCAATTGCTGGAACAGTATAAGTATGAGGAATTACCTGTGGAGCAGGTGGTAAAAGAGCTGAAAAAAGCCCCTTTTGCCAACCTGGACTATGCCCGGATTGACCATCATCGTGGCCTTCGGAATGGTGCCAGTGAAGTGATTTACTGCCAGGGAAAAACCCTGGAACAAGTTCAGGGAATTGTCGCCCATATGCTTGAAAAAGGAGGAGCAAACATTCTGGGAACCCTGGCAACGGCAGAAATGGCGGAGGCGGTTCGTCAAGTGACCTCAGAAGTGGCCTATTACCAGGATGCCCGACTGTTTGTGGCCAACCCTAAGAATGGACCAAAAACCAGCAACAAGATCCTGGTGGTTACGGGAGGAACGGCAGATATTCCGGTAGCTGAAGAAGCAGCGATCACGGCCGAAACCCTGGGAAATCAAGTTGAACGGCTCTATGATGTAGGAGTCGCCGGACTCCATCGGCTTACTTCTCAACTGGATATCCTGCTGGAAGCCAATGTGGTGATCGCCGTTGCCGGTATGGAAGGTGCTCTTGCCAGTGTGGTAGGAGGGCTGGTGGATAAACCGGTGATCGCTGTTCCTACCAGTGTTGGCTACGGTGCCAGCTTTGGCGGGGTTTCTGCCCTGCTAACCATGTTGAATTCCTGTGCTTCCGGCGTAAGCGTGGTTAACATAGATAATGGCTTTGGCGCCGCTTATCTAGCCAGCATGATTAATCATATGAGCGAGAAATAAAGAAAGAAACAACGTAACAGCACAGAAGCACAGAAGCACAGAAGAAACAAAGGAGGATCAAGATGAATCTTTTATATATAGACTGTTTTGCTGGCATCAGCGGCGATATGACGCTAGGCGCTTTTTTAGACTTGGGCGTTAGCGAAAAAGTTCTCCGGGATGGATTTGCCCAGTTAAAAGGGGTGAGTGGTTATCGGTTGAAAATTGAAAAAACCATTAAAAATGGTATTACCGGAACAAAAGTCGATATTATCTTAAACGAGGAAAGTGACCACACTCATGATCATGACAAAGGGGAAGACCATCCTCACGAACATCGCCATGACAACAGCCACAGTCACAGCCACAGCCATGATGTCAATCTGGAAACCGTGGAGAAAATCATTGAAGACAGTGGACTGGCTGATGAGGTGAAAGCGTTAAGTAAAAAAATATTTCGCTATGTGGCAGAAGCCGAGGCAAAGGTTCATGGAAAACCCTTGGAAGCCGTCCATTTTCATGAAGTAGGAGCCGTGGATTCCATTTTGGATATTGTTGGAACGGCTATTTGTCTTTCAGCTCTGAAAGTAGATCACATCATCGCATCACCTCTACACACCGGAACGGGTTTTGTTCACTGTCAACATGGGAAAATACCCGTACCAGTACCGGCCACCATGGAAATCTTAAAAGAAAACCAGATTCCCTTCTATAGCACCGGGATTCAGAAAGAATTGGTAACTCCCACCGGCGCCGCTATTGTAGCTGGTCTGGCAGATGCCTTTGGTCCCATGCCGGAAATGGAAGCCCGGGCCATCGGCTATGGAGCCGGAACGAGAGAACTGGAAATTCCTAACCTTCTTCGGATGGTAATGGGGAAAAAAAAAAAGATCCGGAAGCAGTGCTGATCCTAGAAGCTAATATCGATGATACCACCGGCGAAATGATGGGCTATACCATGGAAAAGCTGTTACAGGCCGGTGCTTTAGACGTAAGCTTCACACCGATTTACATGAAAAAAAACCGACCGGCTATCAAGCTGGAAGTGATGGGGGAGGAAGAAAACCATGACCGGCTACAGGAACTGATATTAACCGAAACCTCCACGATTGGTCTTCGTATCCGAAAAGCCCGGCGGCTAGTCATGAAGCGAAAAAGCATTCCTGTAGAAACGGAATTTGGCACCATTTCAGTAAAAGAAGCCAGATGGAAGCAGATTGTAAAATATGCACCAGAATACGAAGATTGTCGAAAAGCCGCCCAGGAACATGGGGTTTCCCTGGCAGAAGTATATCGAAAAGCAGAAGAAGCTTGTCATCAGAAAGAGGAGGGAAAGAAATGACCGTTGAATTAGTTCATGCGTCACGGAATCGATTTGTTGAAAATATTTATCGTGGTGATGTGGTGGTGGTGAATGAAAAAGGGGATATCCTTTTTGAACTGGGGAACGGAAAGAAGACCACTTATTGGCGATCCTCAGCAAAACCCTTTCAGGTATTGCCCTTTGTAGAAGCCGGCGGCATGGAAACCTTCCGGATAACCGGCGAAGAACTGGCGCTGATGTGTGCTTCTCATGGTGGAGAACCGGAGCATGTGGAAAAAGTCAGAGGACTGTTGGAAAAAATTGGCTTTGGCGAAGAAGACCTGCGTTGCGGAGCCGCTTCACCCATGTACCAGCCAGCCGCCAAAAAAATACTTCAACAACAGCAATTCTGGACAGCTCTGCATAATTGTTGTTCCGGAAAGCATGCAGGGATGCTAGCGATGGCCGCCTTAAAAAACTATCCCACGGAAAAATACGAAGTTATCAGCCATCCGGTGCAACAGGAAGCTTTACAGGTAGCGGCGGATTTTACAGAAATGGAGGCAACCGAAATTGGGATAGGCGTGGATGGCTGCGGTGCTCCGATTTACTATTTATCCTTGGATAAAATGGCAAAAGCCTATGCCCGGCTTTCTCAACCCGAAGCCATCCATCCAGAGTCAAGAGCAAAAGCCATCACAACCATAGGGAAGGCGATGACAGACCATGCCTGGTATGTAGCCGGCACCGGAAGATTGGATACCGTGCTGATGGAAGTGAGTAAAGGCAGACTCCTGGCAAAGCTGGGAGCCGACGGGGTTTACGGCGTCAGTGTGATGGGGGAAGGCATAGGGATTTCTCTGAAGATTGAAAGCGGCGTGATCCGAGCAATTGAGCCGGTCATCGTGGAACTTTTACGCCGACTAAGCTTTATTAGTGACGCAGAAGCCCTTGAAATGGAACATCGGTTGGATTTTGCTATCTATAATCATCGAAAAGAGGTCATTGGTGTTCTGAAACCTGTGTTTTAAGGGATAAGATGGGATAAGAGGACAGGAACCAGAATCATCCTGGTGAAAAGGAGGCAACCTACATGGGATCGGAATCAAAAAAACTTATCTATTGCATCCTTTCACTTCTGATAGTGTTGAGCGGAAAATGGATAACACCTCCGGAAGGCTTACCGCAGGAAGGACTGATCATGCTACTGATTGCACTGGCCGCCGCCTTTTTATGGATGACAGAAGCCGTAGCCATCGGGGTAACCGGTCTGGTGATTATCCTCTTTCAGTCCCTTTTTGGGATTCTGCCGATAGGGGAAGCGCTAGCCTATATTGCCAGCCCTGTTAACGCGGTGGTGCTGGTAGGTTATTTACTGGCAGGCTCCTTGGTAAATTCTGGGATGGATCAACGGCTGAGTTTAACGATTATTTCAAAAATGGGTGAAAAGACCAGCCACCTAATGCTGGGAATGATGGCAGCGACAGCTTTTTTGTCCATGTGGATGTCTAACACCGCCACCGTAGCCATTATGGTGCCCATTGGCACCGGAATTCTAAAAATGGCTGGCGGCCAGCCCTTAAAAAGCAATTATGGAAAAGCTCTTTTTATTGGAGTGGCTTTTTCGGCCAATATCGGAGGGATGGGTACCCCTACGGGGACACCGGCAAATCCGATAGCCATCGCATTGCTTAGTCATTTAGCCGGCATTGAACTGTCCTTTCTGGACTGGACAGCCCGGGCATTGCCCATGGTGATCCTTCTGCTACCTATCTCCTGGATATTGCTGAGAAAAGTGTACCCACCGGAAATAGACAGGGTAGAAGGAGGGCTGGAAGCCGTAGAGTCCCAACTCGCCGAAATGGGAGCCGTCAGCAGGGAAGAAAAACGGGTGCTGTTTTTGTTTGGAACGGCCATTACCCTATGGCTCTCCGATTCGTTTCTTTCCTTTCTTCCGGAAGGTTGGCTTTATATTGTCGCTGTGTTTCTGACTATCTGGATAGTCATGCCAAAGATCGGGCACCTTCACTGGCAGGAAGCTCAACAACGGATCGGATGGGACGTTTTATTTCTGGTAGGAGGAGGACTCTCTATGGGTGCCGGACTGCAAACCACCGGAGCTATTCCATGGATTGCTGCTTTGTTGGAAAATAGTTTTGGAACCATGCCCCAGGCACTGGCGGTTCTTGCCATGTCAGCCATCACCGCTTTAGGCATCACCATTTTCTGCAGTCTTTCTGGTACAGCCACCACCTTTGTGCCCATTGCCATTGGACTCGCCCTTACCTTTGGCTGGGATCCTGTTCTATTTGCATTGACAGCCGGTATTTCCAGCTCCTTTGCCTATTTACTGCCTGCTAACGCCGCACCTAATGCCGTATCTTACGGAGCTGGTTATTTTCGCACTTTGGATATGGTCAAGGCCGGCGTTTTGATGATGCTGGTCAGTGTGGCGGTGATGGGCCTGGTCGGTGCTTTCTTATTGCCACATCTGTTTTCGTAGAACTTAGCTAGGACAGATCAATGGTTGATGTTCAGTGGATAAAAAATTTAGATGATTAAAAATTTCCTCAAGTGGTAAAATCCTTAGTAGGTGTGCTGACGCATCAAGACAACCATAGGAGGTGCTCATTTTGGAAAGCTTATTGTATAGTTTTTTAGCCGGATCTTCTACCGCCATCGGAGCCATTGTTTTACTGTTCTTTGGACCACCGGGGAAAAAAACCATGGCCTCTTTACTAGGTTTTGCCGGTGGTATTATGCTGGCCCTGTCCGTTTTTGAATTAATGCCGGAAGCCCTGGAGCTGGGAAGCATGGCGGCTGTCCTTGGAGGATTTCTTCTTGGCTGCGGAATGATGTTTGGGGTAGATCGGGTACTGCCTCATGCTCATATGTCAGAAAGTGAAAATTTGGAGATTGAAAATCCGGAAAATTTTCCTGAAAACAAGAACGCTTCCGTTCTTCGGACCGGCTATTTGATTTTTTTTGGCATTGCGTTACATAATGTTCCAGAAGGCCTTGCCATTGGTGCCGGCCTGGAAGCTAGTCCGGAATTAGGGCTTTTTATTGCCATTGCCATTGGTTTGCACAATATCCCGGAAGGCTTAGCCGTAGCCGGACCTTTACGGGCAGGCGGGATGGCCGGAGGAAAAGTAGTGCTGTTTACCCTAAGTGCTGGTTTGATGACGGTTGTAGGAACGTCCATTGGATTACTCTTGTTTAATATCTCTCCCCTGCTTATTGCTGGCTCCTTAGCCTTTGCCGCTGGTGCCATGGTGTATATTGTTAACGATGAACTGATTCCTCAGGCAAATGGCATGCACAGCCACCTAGCCAATGCCGGCCTGATTGTAGGGATGTTGCTTGGATTTGTTATTTTTTAAGGCGAAAAGTGCCCCTACCCAAAATGGGTAGGGGACATTTTTGAAAAACCACCCCTTTTGTGTGTGTGATCCTTTCGTCGAAACAGATATAATGACGCTGAACACACTGGAAAAATAATATGGGAAACAGGAAGTGGGTGGTGGCGGTGGAACAAGTAATGGTAGGGTCTTTATTGATCTTAATTGTCTTGGTGGCGGCTTGGCTGCTAGTGGTATACAATCGGATGATGAATTTAATGAGTGTGATGATGGAACAGCGCCGATCCATTGAAAAACACTGCCGAATCCGTCGGGAATATAGAGAGGAAAGTGAAAATAAAGTGGAGGGAGACGTAAAAGGAGAAGTGGAAGTGGAACTAGAAGATCCTAAGGGGAAAACGATTGCGAAGGGTGATGGGCATTTGGAGATGAAGCAAATGGAAAAAAAGCTGAAAGAGCTGGATAGTCGTATTGCCAACCTTCAGAGAAGACGGGAAAAAACCGTCGCAGAATTTCAGCATTTTTGTCGGTCCTCCTGGGTAAAACCGGCACTGCTGATTATGGGCGTAAAAAATCCGGAAAAAAGCCTTCAGGAAACGGAAGTGATTGCTTCTGAAAAAAAATAATGGAGACAAATGATAAAAAACAATGGAAAAAATAGGCCATTTGTCATATGATAGAGAGAAAGCATTGGAAAGCATTCAATGGTTCCTTGGGAGGGACGTCCCATGTCGCAACAACAAAAGTACTCCATTGTCAGCATCTCTCTTTTCGCTGGGTGGTTGTTAAGTTTTCTTTTTGAGGGCGAAGTTCTTTATCAGCTAATGAATGCCACGGCTACGGAAGCAGAATGGATAGGATTACTGGCCATTGGCTTTCATTTTGTCGGGCTTTTTAGTTGTGGTTATTTTATTAAAAGATCTAGTGCTGCCAAAATGGTGATGATGGCTGGTATTGCCGTCTGTTTTGCCGGAAGTCTGATTTTTTTACTACCGTATTCCTCTCTTTGGTATCTATCAATGATTGCCATGTCTTATTATGCCGGGCTGGTGATTGCTTCCTGGGGATATTTTTTCAAATGGTCCACTCCTCGAGACCAGCGGTTACAGACAGCGGCAGATGTTTTGATTCTTTCCAATCTGTTGATGATGGTGGTCAATGTGATTACCAACCACCTTTCCATGTATGGGGGCTATGCCTTGTCCTCCCTATTGCTATTGCTGGCAATTCCTTTTATCTATCGACTGGATACGGAAATGGAAATGGATCGGTCAGAACCAGAGATGCTGGACAATCCGGGCATCAAAGAAACCATGGCCAAGCCCTTTATATA of the Tindallia californiensis genome contains:
- a CDS encoding asparaginase, which encodes MTVELVHASRNRFVENIYRGDVVVVNEKGDILFELGNGKKTTYWRSSAKPFQVLPFVEAGGMETFRITGEELALMCASHGGEPEHVEKVRGLLEKIGFGEEDLRCGAASPMYQPAAKKILQQQQFWTALHNCCSGKHAGMLAMAALKNYPTEKYEVISHPVQQEALQVAADFTEMEATEIGIGVDGCGAPIYYLSLDKMAKAYARLSQPEAIHPESRAKAITTIGKAMTDHAWYVAGTGRLDTVLMEVSKGRLLAKLGADGVYGVSVMGEGIGISLKIESGVIRAIEPVIVELLRRLSFISDAEALEMEHRLDFAIYNHRKEVIGVLKPVF
- a CDS encoding ZIP family metal transporter, encoding MESLLYSFLAGSSTAIGAIVLLFFGPPGKKTMASLLGFAGGIMLALSVFELMPEALELGSMAAVLGGFLLGCGMMFGVDRVLPHAHMSESENLEIENPENFPENKNASVLRTGYLIFFGIALHNVPEGLAIGAGLEASPELGLFIAIAIGLHNIPEGLAVAGPLRAGGMAGGKVVLFTLSAGLMTVVGTSIGLLLFNISPLLIAGSLAFAAGAMVYIVNDELIPQANGMHSHLANAGLIVGMLLGFVIF
- the larB gene encoding nickel pincer cofactor biosynthesis protein LarB; translated protein: MKEKELTQLLEQYKYEELPVEQVVKELKKAPFANLDYARIDHHRGLRNGASEVIYCQGKTLEQVQGIVAHMLEKGGANILGTLATAEMAEAVRQVTSEVAYYQDARLFVANPKNGPKTSNKILVVTGGTADIPVAEEAAITAETLGNQVERLYDVGVAGLHRLTSQLDILLEANVVIAVAGMEGALASVVGGLVDKPVIAVPTSVGYGASFGGVSALLTMLNSCASGVSVVNIDNGFGAAYLASMINHMSEK
- a CDS encoding alkaline phosphatase family protein; translation: MKTILVLLDGLSDRPQKELKGKTPLQAAHTPNMDALAALSETGTMIPWKPGIPLGTEAAHFHLMGYPMEDFPGRGIISALTVEEELEADALYLMKTWAYLKKTEEGYRVLQRDLTDLTGEEVSALSQCLPREMDGISIEWQQQEGPHSLLKLKGKDLDHRVSDSDPFYPQGWLHQVMAFETEDEKAIKTADFLNRYIIKTMERLKNHPVNQKRIAEGKEPANGILTKWAGKKPVLEPFQQRYGMKGVMLAGTKLLKGVARLTGMDYVRYESFQQGIRWALEDKTYDYIHLHNKKPDDASHTMGATAKKKIIETIDQELGILIQGTKEKIEKGEILLILTSDHTTASDGKMIHTGDAVPILFCGKTLRPDGVKKFDEKSVSQGSLRMSGSDLIPLMMNYTERSLFYSYRMGGKALRYVPTHVPRLK
- the larE gene encoding ATP-dependent sacrificial sulfur transferase LarE, yielding MTNNLSQETEKKYQALIHQLKNMKSVAVAFSGGVDSSFLLHAAQKALKDQVIAITVVASLVPEHEQQRAIQMAKETGVHHILMPGKEEAEPKIAENSVERCYYCKKHLFTMMEQRAIEEGYVVLVDGTNIDDAQDYRPGRKALKELGIRSPLEEVGLTKEEIRQLSKAAGLSSWNLPAMACLASRIPYGTRITKEKLKRIETCEALLLRLGYRELRVRDHDQVARIELNPAEMTKFLQSGHQEEIIRSFKAAGFKYVTLDLEGYRMGSLNEGKVEKQLKVKS
- a CDS encoding SLC13 family permease, which encodes MGSESKKLIYCILSLLIVLSGKWITPPEGLPQEGLIMLLIALAAAFLWMTEAVAIGVTGLVIILFQSLFGILPIGEALAYIASPVNAVVLVGYLLAGSLVNSGMDQRLSLTIISKMGEKTSHLMLGMMAATAFLSMWMSNTATVAIMVPIGTGILKMAGGQPLKSNYGKALFIGVAFSANIGGMGTPTGTPANPIAIALLSHLAGIELSFLDWTARALPMVILLLPISWILLRKVYPPEIDRVEGGLEAVESQLAEMGAVSREEKRVLFLFGTAITLWLSDSFLSFLPEGWLYIVAVFLTIWIVMPKIGHLHWQEAQQRIGWDVLFLVGGGLSMGAGLQTTGAIPWIAALLENSFGTMPQALAVLAMSAITALGITIFCSLSGTATTFVPIAIGLALTFGWDPVLFALTAGISSSFAYLLPANAAPNAVSYGAGYFRTLDMVKAGVLMMLVSVAVMGLVGAFLLPHLFS